The Quercus robur chromosome 7, dhQueRobu3.1, whole genome shotgun sequence genome has a segment encoding these proteins:
- the LOC126691260 gene encoding uncharacterized protein LOC126691260, whose amino-acid sequence MRNVVLKKEMKFPNAKVFRAALREYTIKKPIDIKFKFNERTKISVHCKNGYGWRCYASQISGELTFQIKTLIDDCTCPKSFKNSQATSAYVAKRFIEDFSKNPNWEVSGVHNHVMQNLSVDLSINQVYRLKRKAKNLINGDEQLQYGVLRDYAQMITTVDKGSRVILQIEMADETSQPKFKKMYVRFNAQKVGFLGGCKPFIGLDGCHIKHRFGGQILSATANDANDNIFPIAMVVVEQKTRESWIWFLEIFADDIGRPEEFQLVFISDRQKGLILTIETLFPTVEHRYCVKHIYNNFKIDHKRLELKDALWRCAAATTVREFERCMQYIRDFDEKAYEYLANIAPAQWTRSHFTPRALTDCLVNNLSGSFNAMILKSRDKPIFAMLEWIRVRLMTRFYTKRKGIQKYAGKLYPSIQDRLEKLKVESQSFSATPAGSFLYEARGGVPAPRSAPQPAPQPSYQQPTQTYNIMSATQPSSSQQGNQPRPSHRRAGWFSSSQLEFHTPRETWDTLPSSSQPSHANRSTGGERTRGQLAAQRPPKMNSVGGKRKE is encoded by the exons ATGAGAAATGTTGTACtgaagaaggagatgaagttCCCTAATGCAAAGGTGTTCAGAGCTGCTTTGAGGGAATATACAATCAAAAAACCTATTGACATCAAATTCAAGTTTAATGAGAGGACCAAGATATCAGTTCACTGCAAGAATGGGTATGGGTGGAGATGTTATGCATCTCAAATAAGTGGAGAgctaacatttcaaattaagACATTGATTGATGACTGTACTTGCCCCAAGTCTTTTAAAAACAGCCAAGCAACATCAGCTTATGTTGCTAAGAGGTTCATTgaggattttagcaaaaatccaaattgggaGGTGAGTGGTGTACACAACCATGTGATGCAAAATTTATCTGTTGACCTAAGTATAAACCAAGTGTATAGGTTAAAGAGAAAGGCAAAGAATTTGATAAATGGAGATGAGCAACTGCAATATGGTGTCCTTAGGGACTATGCACAAATGATAACCACTGTAGACAAGGGGAGTAGGGTTATACTGCAGATAGAAATGGCTGATGAGACTTCCCAGCCAAAATTTAAGAAGATGTATGTTAGGTTCAATGCTCAGAAGGTAGGATTTTTAGGTGGATGCAAGCCATTTATAGGTTTAGATGGTTGTCATATAAAGCACAGATTTGGTGGGCAAATCTTATCTGCCACTGCCAATGATGCAAATGACAACATTTTTCCAATAGCCATGGTTGTTGTGGAACAAAAAACTAGAGAGTcttggatatggtttttggaaatttttgctgatgatatagggaggccagaAGAGTTTCAGTTGGTCTTCATTTCTGATAGGCAAAAG GGGCTTATACTTACAATAGAGACACTGTTCCCTACTGTGGAGCATAGATACTGTGTGAAACACATctacaataatttcaaaattgatcaCAAGAGATTGGAGCTGAAGGATGCATTGTGGAGGTGTGCTGCTGCCACAACAGTAAGGGAGTTTGAGAGATGCATGCAGTACATAAGGGATTTTGATGAAAAGGCATATGAGTATCTTGCAAACATTGCACCTGCACAGTGGACAAGGTCACACTTTACTCCCAGGGCCTTAACAGATTGTTTGGTAAATAATTTGAGTGGGTCTTTTAATGCAATGATATTGAAGTCTAGGGACAAGCCTATCTTTGCAATGTTGGAGTGGATTAGGGTTAGACTTATGACTAGGTTTTACACAAAAAGGAAAGGGATACAGAAGTATGCTGGAAAGTTGTATCCAAGCATACAAGATAGGTTGGAGAAATTGAAGGTTGAAAGTCAGTCATTTAGTGCTACCCCAGCTGGCAGTTTCCTTTATGAG GCAAGGGGAGGGGTGCCTGCACCTAGATCTGCACCTCAGCCTGCACCCCAGCCATCATACCAGCAACCTACCCAGACCTACAACATAATGTCTGCCACTCAGCCTTCATCCTCACAGCAAGGAAATCAACCTAGGCCATCTCACAGGAGAGCAGGATGGTTCTCTTCCTCACAACTAGAGTTTCACACACCTAGGGAGACTTGGGATACCTTACCAAGTTCTTCACAG cctTCACATGCAAATAGGAGTACTGGTGGTGAGAGGACTAGAGGACAGCTTGCTGCACAAAGGCCACCAAAAATGAATTCAGTGGGTGGAAAGAGGAAAGAGTAA
- the LOC126690890 gene encoding ethylene-responsive transcription factor ERN1-like → MEIQFQQQRTTQHKKAGIPISKDSKFKVRNRSTSNTNKFVGVRQRPSGRWVAEIKDTTQKIRMWLGTFETAEEAARAYDEAACLLRGSNTRTNFITHVSLDSPLACRIRNLLKNKKGAIEQQVNVDASSTSSTPTVTPTISTSTSTCSSSTTSTSNCVNSLSNQDFRLFDDAYKPDLSNCREEFELGSSQSDPSCGFGLGFDRFLFTQEALDLPKNLTLPDTDTAELEISEFERMKVERQISASLYAMNGVHEYMEAVHDSAEELWDLPPSCSLFS, encoded by the coding sequence ATGGAGATCCAGTTCCAACAACAAAGGACTACACAGCATAAAAAAGCAGGCATTCCCATCAGCAAAGATAGCAAGTTCAAGGTAAGGAACAGAAGCACTAGTAACACAAACAAGTTTGTTGGAGTGAGGCAAAGGCCTTCTGGGAGATGGGTAGCTGAGATTAAAGACACCACACAGAAGATAAGGATGTGGCTTGGCACATTTGAGACCGCTGAAGAGGCTGCCCGAGCTTATGATGAAGCCGCTTGCCTTCTTCGCGGATCAAATACTCGCACCAACTTCATTACCCATGTGTCTTTGGATTCTCCTCTCGCCTGTAGGATTCGAAATCtcctcaaaaacaaaaagggagCCATAGAACAACAGGTTAATGTTGATGCCTCTAGTACTAGTAGTACTCCCACTGTTACTCCCACTATTAGTACTTCTACTAGTACTTGTAGTAGTTCCACTACTTCCACAAGCAACTGTGTTAACTCTCTTTCCAATCAAGATTTCCGGTTGTTTGATGATGCATACAAACCAGATTTAAGCAACTGCAGAGAGGAATTTGAGTTGGGTTCTTCTCAATCTGATCCTTCATGCGGTTTCGGACTTGGGTTTGATCGATTTTTGTTTACTCAAGAAGCGTTGGATTTGCCAAAGAATTTAACTTTGCCTGACACAGACACAGCCGAGTTGGAGATTTCGGAATTTGAAAGGATGAAAGTTGAAAGACAGATATCAGCTTCGCTATATGCAATGAATGGGGTGCATGAGTATATGGAAGCTGTTCATGATTCTGCTGAAGAGTTATGGGATCTTCCACCATCATGTTCATTGTTCAGCTAA